In Panthera tigris isolate Pti1 chromosome B1, P.tigris_Pti1_mat1.1, whole genome shotgun sequence, the sequence CAAAAAAATATCTATGTGTAAGTGGGCCCacacagttcaaatccatgttgttcaagagtcagctgtattataagtgaatgaatatttttacTTAGTTCACAAAATATCTTGAACTTGCATCATTTTAATTTCCACTGGGACAacttaatacagaaaaaaaaaaaaaaaacttctcataTTAGAATAACCTTACCTATTTTCCAGAATCCTAATGAGCTGTTTATCTATGATTACAAAGCTTGGATGTCTGACTAGGATATAATGTGAACCAGACAGGATGATGGTTTTAGAAAATGTGCCATGTTTCTATTTACTACAGTATGAACAGTGATTTGGGAGACTGCTTCAAGAATGTACTTTGCACATTTTTCTTGCCCTAACTTCAAGGAGTAAGTgggataaagggaaaaaaatctaggcAAAAGTTAATGTTCCTTCTGAATCCACTCACTGCTGGAGAAGCCTGTatgatttttgttaaataaagtaCTTACTCTGCAGAAGGTACTGCAGAAGGCATAAAAAGAATCCTGATGTGTAAGCTATTAGGGTTAGAAATTTTAAAGGGCTATCATCACTTCATTCCTACCAGGAAGTCAGAGGTCCACCTCATTCTTTCCCACCCTTAAGCTGGTCCCTAACCAGATTCATGATTGGGCAAACCAGCAAGTCTGGCCCTCTGGGCAAAAATTTGCTTTGATTTACAGCAGTTATGGGCTTCTAAATCCTGAGTCTATTGGATTATCAGACTACTTGTGTGTGACTGACTCATGAGTATGGATCTATGCTGGATATGGCTGGAAAGCCGGTCAAATCTTGGGATTCAAACCATTGGAATGGCTGGGGatgaggtgggggatggggggcggtGTCTGTCTGACAGTAATATGGGTGGGGCCAAAGTCCTGCTCGGCGAATAAATACTACAACACAGGTAAAAACCCTTTCCTATGCAGTGAGGCTTGGTGCATCACAGCACCTTATCCGGCTTCCTTCCAGTCGCCATCCCCACTTCTTTCCAGTCATACCCCTACCGCGCCAGAATCTCTCCGAACCAGAGGGAAATGTTAAAGGCCAATCCCCAGACACTGTGGAAGTTGAGAAATATCTAGGGGCGCATGGAAAGGGCAGTCCCCTCCACCTCTGGTAATCCCAGTCGGATGGTAAACCAAAACTGGACCAAATTTACCCGGCCCGCCAGGCCCTAGATTCTCAATCATAACCCCGGGCACGAAGAGGTCAAAAAAGCAAATAAGGCTGCACTGAAGACTTAGCAGTCAGTGGAAGCACCTCGTTACTAACCTCgctcttttctccatcttcacGCGAGGCTCCAGTTCCCAGCTTCCCACCTCCAGTCGCGGTCCTGGCCGGCCCTTGGACGCCAGGGCTCCGGGACGAAGACGCCCCCTTCGCCGCCGGCATTTTGCGCATGCGCGAAGCGGGGCGAGAGGGCCGGCTGGGCGGGGCTGGTCGCTAAGAAACCAGAGGAAAAATTCTGCTTAAGGGTTGGCTGGGAAAGGCAGAGCGTTACTCTATTGGTAGAGAGTAGGGAGAGGGGGCTGGCCTCAAGGGCCTTCTTTTCTGACTATTGGGTGGAACTACTGTCAATCAGTAGGCCTCGGTGGGCGGGGCTGCTTGTGAGGCAGGCGAGAGCGGCCTTAGCAACGGTTTCTGAACTGTGAAGACAGCCGTTGGGCTGCGCTGCCGGCGGCTGAGATCGGGAGGTCCCGGCTGAGGGCACCGGTTGGTGACATGGTGAGTGTGAAGCTGTAACCGCTTGTTGGGCCAGGGCTGGTGCTGAAATCTCTCCCCGGAGCAGAGAAGGAATTGCTTTTGGTATGTGAAATATATTACTCGCCTCCTGATCCTCGAGTGTCGTTTAGTAACTCCTCTCGTGGTCAAATAGCAGCACATTGCCCGTGTCTCTTAAGGACGCAAGAGCGGGTCTCCAGTTTATCCCCGCCAACTGCTAATACCAGCACTCCGCTGTAGGTTCTATGATGGAAATGAAACCACTGTTCGGCCAGAGAGGAATTGAATACAGAGAATAAGAAACTTAAAATCTGTTGGAGGGTCTAGGTCTCTAGGAAAGAGGTCCTGACCTCCGAAAAAGTGACTGGCCGGGATAGCTACGAATTCTGCTACTGTTGGGAAGGTGAAGGTTGTGAAGGCTCAACTGTGGAGTTGAAGACCACACCAGTGGATTTGTGGTCCAGGGATCAAGAATCTGCTGCTACCACAACGAAACCACGCGAAACTGGAGACTAGGTGCACAGGAACGTGGAGTCCAGTTGCCGTCTCTGCCGCTACGGCTTCCTAACCCAAAGATGGGGAGACAAGATATTGAAATAAGGCTGCAGAACAACCCAGGAGTAACTCTGTGACCTTGCTTGCCAGCAGAAAatggcacacagcaggcagatGACCTCCACTTTACCTGGATATTGATAATTGGCCCAACATTTATTCTTATCCAGATCGCTGGAGTAGTTTTTCACCTGGAAGATgtagttttttcatttcttagccTCTGCAATATAGGAAAGTACGCTAAAAGATGGGAAAGGATATCATGTTTCAGTCAAGCATATCCcacaaaataaatcttattaTGAGATATATAGGCCTAGGTAAAAGGTATGCCTTAAacactttttttcaaatataccaAGTAAGGCCAGTCCATTCTGACATAACATCTAATGTTCTACTAGGTTGAAGGAAAAACAAGTGGTAAAAAGAACCAAGCTTTCCACCAAGATATTAATAACTAATAGCATAAATGTTAGCAAAAGGAAAAGGTAGAAATTGTTGATGGTCATTATGTACTAGGGAATAGGGTTCTTGAACATGCTTATGTACTTATCAATTTTTCTGGTTCTGGTAACTTTTCCTGTTACGTAGTTTTTCACACACATGTGTGTTTATTACAGGCATCCACAAGTTCAGACCAATGGAAGAAAAGAGCAGCAAAACTTGAATTGAATGAAACCCAAaagcaagaaattaaagaggCCTTTGATTTATTTGATGTTGATGGGTCTGGAACCATAGATGTGAAAGAATTGAAGGTTTTGAAATTACTTctaattctaaaacattttaaaaacaaatctttcagTCTTTAACAGCAGCCTTCTAAAAGCTTGATACAAAGTCTCTTCATTGTGGACACCTACACCTTCAGTGTATGCACCTGCCCCATACTAACAAAATTATATCTTGTTAGgcatttattcttgttttatgaaTGAATACAACAAAAACTCTGGGTGTAACAGTAACATATCCTATGGTATAGTGGAATTGGAACCTAGGCCTGCTGACCTGACTTTCTAGGTTTATGCCTAGTCCatagtaaaaaagagaaaatctagtAATTATTAGGTAATTTAAAAGCTAGGAATGAGACCGTggcatattatttatttgctttctatttcagATTGCAATGCAAGCCTTAGGATTTgaaccaaagaaagaagaaattaaaaaaatgatagctgaaatcgacaaagaaggaaatggcacCATTAGTTTCGAAGATTTTTTTGCCATAATGAGTGTAAAAATGGTATagtagtgattttgtttttcaaagaaatacaagcaatagccttctactgtttttttttttttttttggctggagCAATCAATGAATTGGAACTAGGTCTTTAAAAATGGGTGGGATTTAGATAGACAGGAATAGCAAGATTAAAGATGTTTTCAGGGTAGTAATAAAGACTGTCCGGTGTGGAGAAGGTtgttaggaaataataaagataaatggctggataaa encodes:
- the LOC102955925 gene encoding centrin-4 produces the protein MASTSSDQWKKRAAKLELNETQKQEIKEAFDLFDVDGSGTIDVKELKIAMQALGFEPKKEEIKKMIAEIDKEGNGTISFEDFFAIMSVKMSEKEEILKAFKLFDDDDTGSITLNNIKRVAKELGENLTDDELQEMLDEADRDRDGEVSEEEFLRMMKKTTLY